A region from the Variovorax paradoxus genome encodes:
- a CDS encoding D-alanine--D-alanine ligase, which translates to MSLQDPKQFGKVAVLFGGSSAEREISLLSGNGVLEALRSRGVDAHAFDPAERDLVELRREGFARCFIALHGRHGEDGTVQGALELLGIPYTGSGVMASSVAMDKVMTKRIWQADGLPTPRYVRLAFDQQSREQIRAVPDVLGLPLIVKPPREGSSIGVTKVEGYSQMQDAVALSAKYDADVLCEEFIEGEEVTCAVLGSGLEALALPVVRIAAPEGAYDYQNKYFTDDVKYHCPSGLPEAEEHEIQRITLAAYHTLGCRGWGRADVMIRASDRKPFLLEMNTSPGMTSHSLVPMSARASGIAYEDLCLRVLASASLDAAGGAQ; encoded by the coding sequence GTGAGCCTTCAGGATCCAAAACAATTCGGCAAGGTGGCCGTGCTGTTCGGCGGCAGCTCCGCCGAGCGCGAAATCTCGCTCTTGTCCGGCAACGGCGTGCTCGAGGCGCTGCGCTCGCGCGGCGTCGATGCGCATGCCTTCGATCCTGCCGAGCGCGACCTGGTCGAGCTGCGGCGCGAGGGTTTCGCGCGTTGCTTCATCGCACTGCATGGCCGCCATGGCGAGGACGGCACGGTGCAGGGCGCGCTCGAACTGCTCGGCATTCCCTACACCGGTTCGGGCGTGATGGCTTCGAGCGTGGCCATGGACAAGGTCATGACCAAGCGCATCTGGCAGGCCGACGGCCTGCCGACGCCCAGGTACGTGCGCCTGGCCTTCGACCAGCAAAGCCGCGAGCAGATCCGCGCCGTGCCCGACGTGCTCGGGCTGCCGCTGATCGTGAAGCCGCCGCGCGAGGGCTCGTCGATCGGCGTGACCAAGGTCGAGGGCTATTCGCAGATGCAGGACGCCGTGGCGCTGTCGGCGAAGTACGACGCCGACGTGCTGTGCGAGGAATTCATCGAAGGCGAGGAAGTGACCTGCGCCGTGCTCGGCAGCGGCCTCGAAGCCCTTGCGCTGCCGGTGGTGCGCATTGCCGCACCCGAAGGCGCCTACGACTACCAGAACAAATACTTCACCGACGACGTGAAGTACCACTGCCCGAGCGGCCTGCCCGAAGCCGAGGAGCACGAGATCCAGCGCATCACGCTGGCCGCGTACCACACGCTCGGCTGCCGCGGCTGGGGCCGCGCCGACGTGATGATCCGCGCGAGCGACCGCAAGCCTTTCCTGCTGGAGATGAACACCTCGCCCGGCATGACCAGCCATTCGCTGGTGCCCATGTCGGCGCGCGCATCGGGCATTGCCTACGAAGACCTGTGCCTGCGCGTGCTGGCCTCGGCTTCGCTGGATGCCGCGGGGGGAGCGCAATAG
- a CDS encoding LysR family transcriptional regulator gives MPLAPPRPRLPPHTAVRAFEAAARHCSFARAAEELFVTPAAVAHQIKALETWAGGALFERHSQGIRLSAHGRRALPALSAAVDQFGLAVQALRHETQTAARRSTLQVAALPAMAQLWLSPRLSRLKAALPGVQVSVTALEQPPNFRREPFDLGLFYARAGDRIETAVGAQGMVLARDRLVPVCSPRIQQPLPSGRPRPLDDLFDVLARCGGLHDTVWHDDWARWLQAVRPGTTAAEADTLAAGPDFSLYGLALQAALDGEGVLMGRERLVAPLLAQGRLHAPWGRPKVLGDTLVLLVPAHRKGPLLAQQVQALQALAAG, from the coding sequence ATGCCGCTTGCACCACCCCGCCCTCGCCTGCCTCCGCACACGGCCGTTCGCGCCTTCGAGGCTGCCGCACGCCACTGCAGCTTCGCGCGCGCGGCCGAAGAGCTGTTCGTCACGCCGGCTGCCGTCGCGCACCAGATCAAGGCGCTGGAGACCTGGGCCGGCGGCGCGCTGTTCGAGCGCCACAGCCAGGGCATCCGCCTCAGCGCGCATGGACGGCGCGCGCTGCCCGCGCTCAGCGCCGCGGTCGACCAGTTCGGCCTCGCGGTGCAGGCACTGCGGCACGAGACGCAGACCGCCGCGCGCCGCAGCACGCTGCAGGTCGCGGCCCTGCCGGCGATGGCCCAGCTGTGGCTGTCGCCGCGGCTTTCGCGGCTGAAGGCGGCGCTGCCCGGCGTGCAGGTGTCCGTGACGGCGCTCGAGCAGCCGCCGAACTTCCGCCGCGAACCCTTCGACCTCGGCCTGTTCTATGCACGCGCCGGCGATCGCATCGAAACGGCCGTCGGCGCGCAGGGCATGGTGCTCGCACGCGACCGGCTCGTGCCGGTGTGCAGCCCGCGCATCCAGCAGCCGCTGCCAAGCGGCCGTCCGCGCCCGCTCGACGACCTGTTCGATGTGCTGGCCCGCTGCGGCGGACTGCACGACACCGTGTGGCACGACGACTGGGCGCGCTGGCTGCAGGCCGTGCGTCCCGGCACCACCGCGGCAGAGGCCGACACACTGGCCGCCGGCCCGGACTTCTCGCTCTATGGCCTCGCGCTGCAGGCGGCGCTCGACGGTGAAGGCGTGCTCATGGGCCGCGAACGTCTGGTGGCGCCGCTGCTCGCGCAGGGCAGGCTGCATGCGCCCTGGGGGCGGCCGAAGGTATTGGGGGACACGCTCGTTCTGCTGGTGCCCGCGCACCGCAAGGGACCGCTGCTGGCGCAGCAGGTGCAGGCGTTGCAGGCGCTGGCTGCGGGCTGA
- the ftsZ gene encoding cell division protein FtsZ codes for MTIEMIEVEEFNQGTQIKVIGVGGGGGNAVAHMMERGVQGVQFVCANTDAQALQRSNAHKIIQLGTSGLGAGSKPDKGRDAAEAAVDDIRAAIDGAHMLFITAGMGGGTGTGAAPVIARVAKEMGILTVGVVTKPFDWEGGRRMTNADAGLAELEANVDSLIVVLNEKLLDVLGEDITQDEAFAHANDVLKNAVGGISEIINEYGGVNVDFEDVRTVMGEPGKAMMGTAAAAGPDRARIAAEQAVACPLLEGIDLSGAKGVLVLVTASKGSLKLNESKLAMNTIRAYASPDAHVIYGAAYDESLGDQMRVTVVATGLSRADARRQAPTLEVIRTGTDNIPFNVPTLGAGHAGHAGHGGGNHQPNYDGMAVPSVWRTNRTMAAAKVDALSSGGMDDFEIPAFLRRQAD; via the coding sequence ATGACCATCGAAATGATCGAAGTCGAAGAATTCAACCAAGGCACCCAGATCAAGGTGATCGGCGTCGGCGGCGGCGGCGGCAATGCTGTCGCGCACATGATGGAGCGTGGCGTGCAGGGCGTGCAGTTCGTTTGCGCCAACACCGACGCGCAGGCGCTCCAGCGCAGCAACGCGCACAAGATCATCCAGCTGGGCACCAGCGGCCTGGGCGCGGGCAGCAAGCCCGACAAGGGCCGTGACGCGGCCGAAGCCGCGGTGGACGACATCCGCGCGGCCATCGACGGCGCGCACATGCTCTTCATCACGGCCGGCATGGGTGGCGGCACCGGCACTGGCGCCGCACCCGTGATCGCGCGCGTGGCCAAGGAGATGGGCATCCTCACCGTGGGCGTGGTGACCAAGCCCTTCGACTGGGAGGGCGGGCGCCGCATGACCAACGCCGATGCTGGCCTGGCCGAGCTCGAGGCCAACGTCGACTCGCTGATCGTGGTGCTCAACGAGAAGCTGCTCGACGTGCTGGGCGAGGACATCACGCAGGACGAAGCCTTCGCGCATGCCAACGACGTGCTCAAGAACGCCGTGGGCGGCATCTCGGAAATCATCAACGAGTACGGCGGCGTGAATGTCGACTTCGAAGACGTGCGCACCGTGATGGGCGAGCCCGGCAAGGCCATGATGGGCACGGCCGCCGCCGCCGGCCCGGACCGCGCGCGCATCGCCGCCGAACAGGCCGTGGCCTGCCCGCTGCTCGAAGGCATCGACCTCTCGGGCGCCAAGGGCGTGCTGGTGCTGGTGACCGCATCGAAGGGTTCGCTCAAGCTCAACGAGTCGAAGCTCGCGATGAACACCATCCGCGCCTACGCCTCGCCCGATGCGCACGTGATCTACGGCGCGGCCTACGACGAAAGCCTGGGCGACCAGATGCGCGTGACCGTGGTGGCCACCGGCCTGTCGCGCGCCGATGCGCGCCGCCAGGCCCCGACGCTCGAAGTGATCCGCACCGGCACCGACAACATCCCGTTCAACGTGCCCACGCTCGGCGCTGGCCATGCGGGCCACGCCGGCCACGGCGGCGGCAACCACCAGCCGAACTACGACGGCATGGCCGTTCCCAGCGTGTGGCGCACCAACCGCACCATGGCCGCGGCCAAGGTGGATGCGCTGTCGTCGGGCGGCATGGACGACTTCGAGATCCCGGCATTCCTGCGCCGTCAAGCGGATTGA
- the murG gene encoding undecaprenyldiphospho-muramoylpentapeptide beta-N-acetylglucosaminyltransferase, translated as MTARTALVMAGGTGGHIFPGLAVAEALRERGWRVHWLGVPGSMEEKLVPPRGFAFEPVQFGGVRGKGPLTLFLLPLRLLRAFWQSIGVVRRVKPDVVVGLGGYITFPGGMMSVLLNKPLVLHEQNSVAGLSNKVLAGVADRVFTAFPHVLKKAQWVGNPLRAAFTSQPEPAVRFAGRSGPLKLLVVGGSLGAKALNAVVPQALARIEPATRPQVLHQSGAKQIDELRANYAAAGVEGELTPFIEDTAQAYADADIIVARAGASTVTEIAAVGAAALFVPFPSAVDDHQTTNARFLVDAGGGWLVQQADLTPELLADLLQKTGRNALIERAAKAKTMQKTEAVEAVVRACEELTR; from the coding sequence ATGACGGCGCGCACCGCACTCGTCATGGCCGGTGGCACCGGCGGCCACATCTTCCCGGGACTCGCGGTCGCCGAGGCCCTGCGCGAGCGCGGTTGGCGCGTGCACTGGCTGGGCGTGCCCGGCAGCATGGAAGAAAAGCTCGTGCCGCCGCGCGGCTTCGCCTTCGAGCCGGTGCAGTTCGGCGGCGTGCGCGGCAAGGGGCCGCTCACGCTGTTCCTGCTCCCGCTGCGGCTCTTGCGCGCGTTCTGGCAGAGCATCGGCGTGGTGCGCCGCGTCAAGCCCGACGTGGTCGTCGGCCTGGGCGGCTACATCACCTTTCCGGGCGGAATGATGAGCGTGCTGCTCAACAAGCCGCTGGTGCTGCATGAACAGAACTCGGTGGCCGGCCTCTCCAACAAGGTGCTGGCGGGCGTGGCCGACCGCGTGTTCACGGCTTTCCCCCATGTGCTGAAGAAGGCGCAATGGGTGGGCAATCCGCTGCGCGCGGCGTTCACCTCGCAGCCCGAGCCGGCCGTGCGCTTCGCGGGCCGCAGCGGCCCGCTCAAGCTGCTGGTGGTTGGCGGCAGCCTGGGTGCCAAGGCGCTCAACGCCGTGGTGCCGCAGGCGCTGGCGCGCATCGAACCGGCCACGCGCCCGCAAGTGCTGCACCAGAGCGGCGCCAAACAGATCGACGAGCTGCGCGCCAACTACGCGGCAGCCGGTGTCGAAGGCGAACTCACGCCGTTCATCGAGGACACCGCGCAGGCGTACGCCGACGCCGACATCATCGTCGCGCGCGCCGGTGCCAGCACCGTCACAGAAATCGCGGCCGTCGGCGCAGCAGCGCTGTTCGTGCCTTTTCCCTCGGCGGTCGACGACCACCAGACCACCAACGCGCGCTTCCTCGTTGACGCGGGCGGCGGCTGGCTGGTGCAGCAGGCCGACCTCACTCCTGAATTGCTGGCTGATTTGCTACAGAAAACCGGGCGCAACGCGCTGATCGAACGGGCCGCCAAGGCCAAGACCATGCAGAAGACCGAAGCCGTCGAGGCCGTCGTCCGCGCCTGCGAGGAGCTCACCAGATGA
- a CDS encoding cell division protein FtsQ/DivIB, whose translation MADSIPVPFDVKLMNIVSNLAFVVVALMLLAAGAWWVLRQPFFPIGGIKVDGDVTHNNTVTLRANVAPQLAGNFFTVDLARARSAFESVPWVRKAVVRREFPNKLRVTLTEQVPVANWGDDAGSKLINGFGEVFEANVAEVDDRLPRLDGPIEQAGQVLGMYRVIAPLFQPYDFSVEELTLSSRGSWKVVLDTGAEIELGRGQPEEVTARTQRFLKTVTQVAGQYRRTAADVEGADLRHNDAYALRLRGVTTVVVADPKTKKK comes from the coding sequence ATGGCCGACAGCATCCCTGTTCCGTTTGACGTCAAGCTCATGAACATCGTCTCGAACCTGGCGTTCGTGGTGGTGGCGCTCATGCTGCTGGCGGCGGGCGCATGGTGGGTGCTGCGCCAGCCGTTCTTTCCCATCGGCGGCATCAAGGTCGACGGCGACGTGACGCACAACAACACGGTGACGCTGCGCGCGAACGTCGCGCCGCAGCTCGCAGGCAACTTCTTCACCGTCGACCTGGCGCGTGCGAGAAGCGCTTTCGAGTCGGTGCCATGGGTGCGCAAGGCGGTGGTGCGGCGCGAGTTCCCGAACAAGCTGCGCGTGACGCTGACCGAGCAGGTGCCGGTGGCCAACTGGGGCGACGATGCCGGATCGAAGCTGATCAACGGCTTTGGCGAGGTGTTCGAAGCCAACGTGGCCGAGGTGGACGACCGGCTGCCGCGGCTCGACGGTCCCATCGAGCAGGCCGGGCAGGTGCTTGGCATGTACCGCGTGATTGCGCCGCTGTTCCAGCCCTATGACTTCAGCGTGGAAGAACTCACGCTGTCGAGCCGGGGCAGCTGGAAGGTGGTGCTGGACACCGGCGCCGAGATCGAACTGGGCCGCGGCCAGCCCGAGGAAGTGACGGCCCGCACGCAGCGTTTCCTGAAGACCGTGACCCAGGTCGCGGGCCAGTACCGCCGCACCGCGGCGGACGTCGAGGGGGCCGACCTGCGGCACAACGACGCCTATGCGCTGCGTCTTCGCGGCGTCACCACGGTCGTCGTTGCCGACCCCAAGACCAAGAAGAAATAG
- the ruvC gene encoding crossover junction endodeoxyribonuclease RuvC, with amino-acid sequence MRILGIDPGLLTTGFGVVDSDGHALRYVASGTISTRHLGSGNLPARLKVLFDGIAEIAARYQPDASAVEIIFVNVNPQSTLLLGQARGACVTSLVNSKLTVAEYTALQMKKAVAGHGQAAKAQVQEMVKRLLDLPGLPGADAADALGIAITHAQVGRSMARLAEAAELSKTHAGTYRQGRSR; translated from the coding sequence ATGCGCATTCTCGGCATCGACCCCGGCCTCCTGACCACCGGCTTCGGCGTGGTGGATTCGGACGGCCATGCACTGCGCTACGTGGCCAGCGGCACCATCAGCACGCGCCACCTGGGCAGCGGCAACCTGCCGGCGCGGCTCAAGGTGCTGTTCGACGGCATTGCGGAAATTGCCGCACGCTACCAGCCCGATGCCTCGGCGGTCGAGATCATCTTCGTCAACGTCAATCCGCAGTCGACGCTGCTGCTGGGCCAGGCGCGCGGCGCCTGCGTGACCTCGCTGGTCAACAGCAAGCTCACGGTGGCCGAATACACCGCTCTGCAGATGAAGAAGGCGGTGGCCGGCCACGGCCAGGCCGCCAAGGCGCAGGTGCAGGAAATGGTGAAGCGCCTGCTCGACCTGCCGGGCCTGCCGGGCGCCGATGCGGCCGACGCGCTGGGCATTGCCATCACGCATGCGCAGGTGGGCCGCTCGATGGCGCGGCTGGCCGAGGCGGCCGAGCTGTCGAAGACGCACGCCGGCACCTACCGGCAGGGACGCTCGCGCTGA
- the glyA gene encoding serine hydroxymethyltransferase yields the protein MPAALQRRSWVPAASEDHVLAIAADAAARDAAGIAAEIERLADDNHRIHDREGLNLNPATNVMNPAAEALLARGLGSRASLGYPGDKYEVGLEAIERIEVIAAELAAEVFGSKFAEVRVSSGALSNLYVFMATCQPGDTIIAPPPAIGGHVTHHAAGAAGLYGLKTVSAPVDADGYTVDVAALARLAREVRPKLITIGGSLNLFPHPVPAIREIADSVGARLLFDAAHLSGMVAGKAWPQPLEQGAHAITMSTYKSLGGPAGGLIVSNDAALMERIDAIAYPGLTANSDAGRTAALARGLLDWKVHGMAYAAAMRDTAQALARALDAEGLPVFAKARGFTQSHQFAVEAARWGGGQRAAKKLAQGGLLACGIGLPIAPVDGDINGLRLGVPEIVRLGFTPDDMPQLASWIARALDGDEASVAAEVRERRTRLGGLLRYIVR from the coding sequence ATGCCCGCCGCCCTTCAACGCCGCTCCTGGGTTCCCGCCGCCAGCGAAGACCATGTGCTCGCCATCGCTGCCGATGCCGCCGCGCGCGATGCAGCGGGCATCGCCGCCGAGATCGAAAGGCTCGCGGACGACAACCACCGCATCCATGACCGCGAGGGCCTGAACCTCAACCCCGCCACCAACGTGATGAACCCGGCCGCCGAGGCGCTGCTCGCGCGCGGCCTCGGCTCGCGTGCCTCGCTGGGCTACCCGGGCGACAAGTACGAAGTGGGGCTGGAGGCCATCGAGCGCATCGAGGTCATTGCGGCCGAGCTGGCCGCCGAGGTGTTCGGCTCGAAGTTTGCCGAAGTGCGCGTGAGTTCCGGTGCGCTGTCGAACCTCTATGTGTTCATGGCGACCTGCCAGCCCGGCGACACGATCATTGCGCCGCCGCCGGCCATCGGCGGCCACGTCACGCACCATGCGGCCGGCGCGGCCGGGCTCTATGGGTTGAAGACGGTGTCCGCGCCGGTCGATGCCGATGGCTACACGGTCGACGTGGCTGCGCTGGCAAGGCTGGCACGCGAAGTGAGGCCGAAGCTCATCACCATCGGCGGCAGCCTGAATCTCTTTCCGCACCCGGTGCCGGCGATCCGCGAGATCGCGGACAGCGTGGGCGCCAGGCTGCTGTTCGATGCTGCGCACCTCTCGGGCATGGTGGCCGGCAAGGCCTGGCCGCAGCCGCTCGAGCAGGGCGCGCATGCGATCACCATGAGCACCTACAAGAGCCTCGGCGGGCCGGCGGGTGGATTGATCGTGTCGAACGATGCGGCGCTGATGGAACGCATCGACGCCATCGCCTACCCCGGCCTCACGGCCAACTCCGATGCGGGTCGCACCGCGGCGCTGGCGCGCGGGCTGCTCGACTGGAAGGTGCACGGCATGGCCTACGCCGCGGCGATGCGCGACACCGCGCAGGCGCTGGCACGCGCGCTCGACGCAGAGGGCTTGCCGGTGTTCGCCAAGGCACGCGGCTTCACGCAATCGCACCAGTTCGCGGTGGAGGCCGCGCGCTGGGGTGGCGGGCAGCGTGCCGCAAAGAAACTGGCGCAAGGTGGCTTGCTGGCCTGCGGCATCGGCCTTCCGATCGCACCGGTCGATGGAGACATCAACGGCCTGCGGCTGGGCGTGCCGGAGATCGTGCGGCTGGGCTTCACGCCCGACGACATGCCGCAGCTCGCGTCGTGGATCGCGCGTGCGCTGGATGGCGATGAGGCGTCCGTGGCGGCCGAGGTGCGCGAGCGCCGCACGCGGCTGGGCGGCCTGCTGCGCTACATCGTGCGCTGA
- the murC gene encoding UDP-N-acetylmuramate--L-alanine ligase, giving the protein MKHAIHHIHFVGVGGSGMSGIAEVLLNLGYRITGSDLADSATLRRLASLGIGTFVGHAAAHIDGADAVVTSTAVQSDNPEVLAAREKRIPVVPRALMLAELMRLKQGIAIAGTHGKTTTTSLVASVLEAAGLDPTFVIGGRLNSAGANAQLGSGDYIVVEADESDASFLNLLPVMAVVTNIDADHMETYGHDFAKLKKAFVDFLHRMPFYGVAILCTDDPAVRDIVAEVTCPVTSYGFDEGAQVRAIDVRAVGGQMHFTAQRRNGVTLPDLPIVLNLPGEHNVRNALSVIAVAVELGIADEAVQRGLAGFKGVGRRFQSYGDVAAQGQPAGSFTVIDDYGHHPVEMAATIAAARGAFPGRRLVLAFQPHRYTRTRDCFEDFVKVIGNADAVLLGEVYAAGEPPIVAADGRTLARALRVAGKVEPVFVDDIGAMPQAILDNARAGDVVLCMGAGSIGAVPGKVVEIAAAAALPPQTTRTKRKGEAS; this is encoded by the coding sequence ATGAAGCATGCGATTCATCACATCCATTTCGTGGGCGTCGGCGGCTCGGGCATGAGCGGCATCGCCGAGGTGCTGTTGAACCTGGGCTACCGCATCACCGGCTCCGACCTGGCCGACAGCGCCACCTTGCGCCGGCTCGCGAGCCTGGGCATCGGTACCTTCGTGGGCCACGCCGCCGCGCACATCGACGGTGCGGATGCGGTCGTCACTTCCACTGCGGTGCAGTCGGACAACCCCGAGGTGCTTGCCGCGCGCGAGAAGCGCATTCCGGTGGTGCCGCGCGCGCTGATGCTGGCCGAGCTGATGCGGCTCAAGCAGGGCATCGCGATTGCGGGTACGCACGGCAAGACCACCACCACCAGCCTGGTGGCGAGCGTGCTCGAAGCCGCCGGGCTCGACCCGACCTTCGTGATCGGCGGGCGCCTCAACAGCGCCGGCGCCAATGCGCAGCTCGGCAGCGGCGACTACATCGTGGTGGAAGCCGACGAGTCGGACGCCTCGTTCCTGAACCTGCTGCCCGTCATGGCGGTGGTCACGAACATCGATGCCGACCACATGGAAACCTACGGGCACGACTTCGCGAAGCTCAAGAAGGCTTTCGTCGACTTCCTGCACCGCATGCCCTTCTATGGCGTGGCCATCCTGTGCACCGACGATCCGGCGGTGCGCGACATCGTGGCCGAAGTCACCTGCCCGGTCACGAGCTACGGCTTCGACGAGGGCGCCCAGGTGCGCGCGATCGACGTGCGCGCGGTGGGCGGCCAGATGCATTTCACGGCGCAACGGCGCAACGGCGTCACGCTGCCCGACCTGCCCATCGTGCTGAACCTGCCGGGCGAGCACAACGTGCGCAACGCGCTCTCGGTGATCGCGGTGGCGGTGGAGCTCGGCATTGCCGACGAAGCGGTGCAGCGCGGCCTGGCCGGCTTCAAGGGCGTGGGCCGCCGCTTCCAGAGCTATGGCGACGTGGCCGCGCAGGGGCAGCCGGCGGGCAGCTTCACCGTGATCGACGACTACGGCCATCACCCGGTCGAGATGGCCGCAACCATTGCCGCCGCCCGCGGCGCGTTCCCGGGACGCCGGTTGGTGCTGGCTTTCCAGCCGCACCGCTACACCCGCACGCGCGACTGCTTCGAGGATTTCGTCAAGGTCATCGGCAACGCCGACGCGGTGCTGCTGGGCGAGGTCTACGCCGCGGGCGAGCCACCCATCGTGGCGGCCGACGGCCGCACGCTGGCGCGTGCATTGCGGGTGGCGGGCAAGGTGGAGCCGGTCTTCGTCGACGACATCGGCGCGATGCCGCAGGCCATCCTGGACAACGCGCGCGCCGGCGACGTGGTGCTTTGCATGGGTGCGGGCTCCATTGGCGCCGTGCCGGGCAAGGTGGTTGAAATTGCAGCAGCCGCGGCGTTGCCGCCGCAGACAACGCGCACCAAGCGCAAAGGGGAGGCATCGTGA
- the lpxC gene encoding UDP-3-O-acyl-N-acetylglucosamine deacetylase gives MLQQRTLKSISRAVGVGLHSGQRVELTLRPAPVDTGIVFRRVDLPEPVDIRMTAEAVTDTRLASTVSTGGAKVQTVEHLMSACAGLGIDNLYIDITADEVPILDGSASSFVFLLQSAGIELQKAPRRFIRVTRKVEVREGEGANEKWASLEPYHGYKLSFEIDFDHRVVNSTGQRVEFDLGTGSYSRDIARARTFGFTKEVEYMRSKGLALGGGLDNAIVMDDTKVLNAGGLRYDDEFVKHKILDAMGDLYIIGKPLLAAYTAFRSGHALNNKLLRELLAHSDAYEVVTFEDEKRAPRGFGEVARAW, from the coding sequence GTGCTGCAACAACGAACCCTCAAGTCGATCAGCCGCGCCGTGGGCGTGGGGCTACACAGCGGCCAGCGCGTGGAACTCACGCTGCGCCCCGCTCCGGTGGACACCGGCATCGTGTTCCGGCGCGTCGACCTGCCCGAGCCGGTCGACATCCGCATGACCGCCGAAGCGGTGACCGACACGCGCCTGGCCTCCACCGTCTCGACCGGCGGCGCCAAGGTGCAGACGGTCGAGCACCTGATGTCGGCCTGCGCGGGCCTGGGCATCGACAACCTCTACATCGACATCACGGCCGACGAAGTGCCGATCCTCGACGGGTCGGCCTCGTCCTTCGTGTTCCTGCTGCAAAGCGCGGGCATCGAGCTGCAGAAGGCGCCGCGCCGCTTCATCCGCGTGACGCGCAAGGTCGAGGTGCGCGAAGGCGAGGGCGCCAACGAGAAGTGGGCCAGCCTGGAGCCCTACCACGGCTACAAGCTCAGCTTCGAGATCGACTTCGACCACCGCGTGGTCAACTCCACCGGCCAGCGCGTGGAGTTCGATCTGGGCACCGGTTCCTACAGCCGCGACATCGCACGTGCCCGCACCTTCGGCTTCACCAAGGAAGTGGAATACATGCGCAGCAAGGGCCTGGCGCTCGGCGGCGGCCTGGACAACGCCATCGTGATGGACGACACCAAGGTGCTCAATGCCGGAGGCCTGCGCTACGACGACGAGTTCGTGAAGCACAAGATCCTCGACGCCATGGGCGACCTGTACATCATCGGCAAGCCGCTGCTCGCGGCGTACACCGCGTTCCGCTCGGGCCACGCGCTCAACAACAAGCTGCTGCGCGAACTGCTGGCCCACAGCGATGCCTACGAGGTCGTCACCTTCGAAGACGAAAAGCGCGCACCGCGCGGTTTCGGCGAAGTGGCGCGGGCCTGGTAG
- the ftsA gene encoding cell division protein FtsA, producing the protein MPKEYKDLVVGLDIGTAKVMVVVAEVLPGGELKLAGLGIAPSNGLKRGVVVNIDATVQSIQQALKEAELMADCKISRVYTGITGSHIRGINSSGMVAVKDKEVTPADVARVVETARAINISSDQRLLLVEPQEFVIDGQDVKEPIGMSGMRLEAKVHIVTGAQSAAENIIKCVRRCGLEVDQLMLNPLASSQAVLTEDERELGVVLVDIGAGTTDVAIFTNGAIRHTAVIPIAGDLITSDIAMALRTPTKDAEDIKVESGYAKQLLADPDQQVEVPGLGDRGPRMLSKQALAGVIEPRIEEIFSLVQQVVRESGYEEVLSSGVVLTGGSAVMPGMVELGEDIFLKPVRRGIPKYSSALSDMVAQPRAATVMGLLEEARFARMRGFKVAQKNGSVKTAFGRFKDFIVGNF; encoded by the coding sequence ATGCCCAAAGAATACAAAGACCTGGTTGTCGGACTCGACATCGGAACCGCCAAGGTGATGGTGGTGGTGGCCGAGGTGCTGCCCGGCGGCGAACTCAAGCTCGCGGGGCTCGGCATTGCGCCGAGCAATGGCCTGAAGCGAGGCGTGGTGGTGAACATCGACGCCACCGTGCAGAGCATCCAGCAGGCCTTGAAGGAGGCCGAGCTGATGGCCGACTGCAAGATCAGCCGCGTCTACACCGGCATCACCGGCAGCCACATCCGCGGCATCAATTCGAGCGGCATGGTGGCGGTGAAGGACAAGGAAGTCACGCCCGCCGACGTGGCCCGCGTGGTGGAAACCGCGCGCGCCATCAACATCTCGAGCGACCAGCGCCTCTTGCTGGTGGAGCCGCAGGAGTTCGTGATCGACGGCCAGGACGTGAAGGAGCCGATCGGCATGAGCGGCATGCGCCTGGAGGCCAAGGTGCACATCGTGACCGGCGCGCAGAGCGCGGCCGAGAACATCATCAAGTGCGTGCGCCGCTGCGGCCTCGAGGTCGACCAGCTGATGCTCAACCCGCTGGCCTCGAGCCAGGCGGTGCTGACCGAAGACGAGCGCGAGCTCGGCGTGGTGCTGGTCGACATTGGCGCGGGCACCACCGACGTGGCCATCTTCACCAACGGCGCGATCCGCCACACGGCCGTGATCCCGATCGCGGGCGACCTCATCACGAGCGACATCGCGATGGCGCTGCGCACGCCCACCAAGGACGCGGAAGACATCAAGGTCGAGAGCGGCTATGCCAAGCAACTGCTGGCCGACCCCGACCAGCAGGTCGAAGTGCCGGGCCTGGGCGACCGCGGCCCGCGCATGCTGAGCAAGCAGGCGCTGGCCGGCGTGATCGAGCCGCGCATCGAGGAGATTTTCTCGCTGGTGCAGCAGGTGGTGCGCGAGTCGGGCTACGAAGAAGTGCTGTCCTCGGGCGTGGTGCTCACGGGCGGCAGCGCGGTGATGCCAGGCATGGTCGAGCTCGGCGAGGACATCTTCCTGAAGCCGGTGCGGCGCGGCATTCCGAAGTATTCGAGCGCGCTCTCCGACATGGTGGCGCAGCCGCGCGCGGCCACCGTGATGGGCTTGCTCGAGGAAGCACGCTTCGCACGCATGCGCGGCTTCAAGGTCGCGCAGAAGAACGGATCCGTAAAGACTGCGTTCGGACGTTTCAAGGACTTCATCGTGGGGAACTTCTGA